One genomic window of Cydia pomonella isolate Wapato2018A chromosome 6, ilCydPomo1, whole genome shotgun sequence includes the following:
- the LOC133518647 gene encoding uncharacterized protein LOC133518647: protein MDGDDNFLSTPEEISAAAQSVTENLLPTKSRRQYDKSYEKFMAWRLEHQTTSFSENVLLAYFKNLDEQFKPSSLWVEYSKLKSTLNIYHQTDISKYAKLLALLKRKSEGFKAKKAKTFSPEELKKFIEEAPDQNHLFNKVAVILGIMGACRRKELHDLKNNNIIDAQETLVVHIMNTKNRIDRTFTVTGKYYHICKKYMILRPDNCNDLNFFVRYANGKCFAQNIGLF, encoded by the exons ATGGATGGCGACGACAACTTTCTTTCGACACCAGAAGAAATATCGGCGGCGGCACAATCAGTTACCGAGAACTTGTTGCCTACAAAATCGCGGCGTCAGTATGATAAATCGTATGAGAAGTTCATGGCATGGAGACTGGAACACCAGACTACGTCATTCTCAGAGAATGTGCTACTGGCTTACTTTAAAAACCTCGACGAACAATTCAAGCCGTCTTCACTGTGGGTGGAATATTCAAAACTAAAGTCAACGCTTAATATATACCACCAGACCGACATCTCTAAATACGCCAAGTTACTGGCTTTATTAAAACGGAAGTCAGAAGGATTTAAGGCGAAAAAAGCAAAAACATTTTCACCggaggaattaaaaaaattcattgAGGAAGCACCGGATCAGAACCATCTCTTTAACAAG GTTGCTGTAATTCTTGGAATAATGGGGGCTTGTCGCAGGAAAGAGttacatgatttaaaaaataacaatataattgaTGCCCAAGAAACTCTAGTGGTTCATATAATGAACACCAAGAACCGAATCGATCGCACTTTTACAGTCACAGGGAAATATTATCATATCTGTAAAAAGTACATGATTCTTCGTCCGGATAACTGCAACGATCTGAACTTTTTTGTACGGTATGCCAACGGAAAATGTTTTGCTCAAAATATAGGATTATTTTAA